The Spodoptera frugiperda isolate SF20-4 chromosome 2, AGI-APGP_CSIRO_Sfru_2.0, whole genome shotgun sequence genome includes the window TTAGTGTGGGTCTGCCTGTatgttttgtttcatatttcGGATTCATAATGTAAAACCTCTCATGAAAATTGTGGGGAATACCTAGTGTCCTATTGAAAATGTTCCCCACATGTGTCTGTTCTCGAGATTGAGCGTCTGATCTAAACATACATCTATTTGATCCActataataatgaatataatgACTTTAGTCACATGTGTCTCATGTAACTGTCTGTCTGTGAAGAGCAAGGCTGTAAGTAACGGCAGGACCAGTGTTGGCGTTATACTTCGTTGAGGAGTAGCAGACGGGACGCTGCGCTGCGTGTAGTGAGTCTAACGTAGCGCTAACATTTAGGTACACACTGTCAGAATGTTTATCTGTGACGAACTTGAAGCGGGAACAATGAACGTCTCATCACAAACAGTAGCTGCTTTTAATCTTCCCGCAAACACAAATAATTTGCGCTACCACGACTATCCgataaaatctatatatttacATAGCAAACAATATAATTGCTCTTAACACGTACGACTTACGGCTCATTTTAAATTTAGAGCATTTCATTTACTAATAATGTTATCGAAGAACAAAAAGGTTCAGTTATTTATAGATAGTGCTGCGGTATATAACGTGCACGTCAATTACTTGATGCACAATTATCTAAATTATCAAGATGGTGGGTGAAGTAATACGGCGCGTGGCGTTGGAAGACATTCTGTCGGAGAAGCAGGTGCACCACATCGTGAAGCGGGCGACCGGCGCCGACACGTGGGCGCTGGCGGCCAGCGACGTCAGGCCGGCGGCCGACGGCATGGCCGGCTTCCTCGGGGACCACAAGCGAGTCAGGCTGGACGTCACCGTGGACGGGGAACTGAAGCAAATCCACCTGTTTATAAAACGCATCCCGCTGAACAACCAGCCCAAAGCAGATTTGATTACCAACAACAATTACTTTAATCGAGAGCAGTTCATGTTCAAAGTGCTCGAGGAAATCCGAGACGACAATGGTAAGTTATTCCCAATAACATTGTTGTACTTAATACATGAAAACAGTCGCTACTCACGCAGTAGTCTTTGACGCTCAGAACGCAAGCTAGCAATAAAACTTTCAGATTTTAGACATTTTCAAACACTCCTTAAGATTTTGAGCTAGCTAGTATCTACCTGATAATGTGCTGACGAAAATAAAGTGTTACattaatgtaaacaaatgtAGAGGTACATTCAGGTAACAGGCAAGATACTACGTGCAAATTATAATGTAGATATTATGTAGTATATCAGGCAGCATTGCAGACAGATAATATTTCGATTGGTCGCTTTCAGATCCAAATCCGTGGTGTCCGAAAGCGTACATCTACACGGAGTCCGTGGTCGTGATGCCAGACTTGTCGGTGGAAGGGTACGCCTCGCCGTACTACCTGGACACGCTGGACTACGAGCACTTGATGCTCGGCATGGCGGCGCTGGCCAGGTTCCACGCAGCCTTCACTAACTACGAGACCAAGAAAAGCATCGCCAACAACCGCCCGTACAACACCAACGATGAACATGGAAGCTTGCTGACGGAGCCAGCGTTCTGTGACGGTCCCTTCATGAAATCTTGCGCCAAACTAACTACAAACTTCCTTAAGGCTTACTCTTGCAAGCCGTATCGAAATCAGCCTGATTTGGAGGAAAGAATAGCTAAGCAGAACTTGGTCGCATGTGATACTATGAGGGAGTGGAAGGGCACGCTGAACGTACTGATCCACAAGGACCTGTGGGTGAACAACATCATGTTCAAGTACCAGGACAATGCGCTCGTCAACGCGATGATCGTTGACTTCCAGCTGATCCGGTACACGCCGCCCGCGTTCGATGTCATGACCTTCTTGTACTTGACGACGTCCAGGAGCTTCCGGGAGCAGTACGAGCGCGAGGTGTGCGAGCGGTACTTCGCAGTGTTCTGCGAGCATCTGGACGACGACTCGAAGCGGAGGGTTGAAGGATTGGGGTACGACAAGGAGAGCTTCCTGCAGTGGTGCGAGCAGAGTCGCATGTTCGGACTGTTGGAGTCAGCCGCCATTTACCCGTTCGTCCTGATGCACCCCAAGGTCGCCCAGCAGACGTTCGACGACCCCGACACGTACGACCGCGTGGTGAACGAGGACCGCTCGGAGCCGGTGCTGGCGTACGCGCAGCAGTGCGCGCGCTACCGGGACCGGATACTCGACGTGTCCGAGGAGTTCGTCGAGAGGTACGTGCTGCACGAGCTGTGACCACCAGTATTGGTTCTaaggatttattaaaattaaatgggaCATGGTGTTAGGgagaactatttttaattaaattatattacacatGTATATCCACATTTtgtcaacatttattttatttttattggaaacGTGGGTATAATTAACTTTTACCATCATTTACctacacatacaaatattaacaatatgTAAACAGTGTTTCATACCCACTAGCTATGGTAATTAGACGAAACCTTTGATTTGTACAGGCCATTCGTTTCAGTCAAATGACTGTAAATAGAACTTCATTAAGTTTAAACATGTTTAATCTCATTACGCGGCTGACAACGATGTCTCTGACAAATTGTTTTACACATCAACCGTGTTAACGCGTGAAAACATCATCGACCAAACACATACAATATTGAACAAATCAGAAACAATGTAACACATGTCAGGCTCATCGCAGCAAACACCACGAACCTATGTAGTTATCTAATGTGCGACTATGTCGGCGAGGTGGTGGCGAGCTGGCGAGCTGGCGAGGTAGTGGTGAGTGATGCAAGTGAGGCGCCAGATGGCCGCGTCCATGTGTGCGCCCTGTATGGACATGCCGGCCGGCTGGTTAGGGTTGCTACTTTCATAACTAAGCCATAAGTACTTAATCAACCAAAGCTACAAGAAAGACAGTTttcgttgtttatttaaaacatgccggaataaattaaaattatatggaaGGATAACTTTGGACGAAGTAGACTTTTGAACATAGTAGGTAGATTTAAATTTTGCCACTGAATGGCAATGAGTTTGTATTTTAATCCAAAGCGTTCCAATGTCCCCTATTTAAATATTGAGTGGCGCACACTAAAACCCTATAATATTTTACGTAACATACAAATCAGTTGGCACTGACAGCCCTACGCGTGACACAGTTAGCAGGCTGAGTATGGACAGCGCACGACACCCGCTCTCCATATCGAGACAGAAAAATAGCCAGTTTACTGCTAATGCAGTTTATTCGCGATCAATTCGCTTTCCTAccattatgtacctacctgcCTATGACGCAATAAATACTTAGCTAAAAATATTCAGCGTTATTTCTAATCGTTTGGCTGGACCCTTCCGTATTCTCATTAGGCTGACCACTTCACCAGTTACTCCAGATCTTCGTTTATTCTAATTTAGAtagatttccctttaaaaatGCAATAGACCCCGCctttataacaaaaatcttCCTATGTTTATAGGAAATACCAATTCTATTTACTTAGATGATCAGTGAATGAGTCAGTTAGTGAGTGTGTGTCAAAAACGAAAACAATCGAGCGTTACTCGAAAACGGTTCGCGTGTTCGATACTTGGGTAGTTTTTATCACAGAATGTTTTTGGTagtatcattttatttaatcaaagcTATTAGGTACAGTATTATACATGGAGAATATGAGTCAGAGAATATAAGGTTCATGTTACTGCGAACTACGCCTGTGTCCTGGCACGTACGATGTGTAGATACAATGGAGATGCAGTAACCAGGCTGCAGTCAGGAGGCTTGAAGGGCGCCCAGTGTAGTTGCACCGGCTCAGGTGGCCGCCGGCGTCACGTCACGCTGCGCACACGCCGCCCAACAATAGGTTTGTGTCACCTGTACAGCTTGCACCTATGCATATAGATCTATTAATCTCAATAGTGCCCTGCAATGTGGAATGACTTACGAACTTTTAAAAGCGATACTTataatgtaaaactaatttCTTCCCTAAGTATTCTATCTTCCATATACATACCATTGTGACTTTATTGTAGGTTATAGGTACGGGTCTTCGATCACGTCAAcacttatgtaggtacctataggtaaATGGGTAGCGCAAACCGATATAGTCGAACAAGAACATTAAGTTTAACGATGATGGCTGCGTGGCTGTATGCCGAAacctgaaaattaatattttaatggctAATTAACGAGCAACATTGTGCCCGGTGTAAGGTCACCTCTGACCTCGGGCACAGTTGCATCACATCGTAAATCTGTCACTGGCGATACACATCGCGTCTTATTGTGTGTTGTATGATTCAGGTACTTTGTAGGGCTGCTAGAGATAAAGCaacatattatttgttattaaggagcaaataaaatgtacctacttattaatctatacatataataaaattataacaactccatgtctgtacattacagatatttaagaaaaaataagatgggggatctttattcaaccaatagaagcgaaaaacatgatttaaaaaatttttgtctgtctgtctgtctgtctgtttgttgttcgcttttcacgcaaaaactactggacggattttgatgaaactttttttgttatatagctattagtcctcgctaacatataggctatcctttttttggaaattcgccctttaagggggtaaaaaggggaggagtaagtttgtatgaaactccgtcagttttgaagctaattcgattaaaattaatattcggctatttagttacaaattaagaatgatgcaatgaggatttttggaaaatatgcctaataggggctgaaaaagggggggtaagtttccatgaaactccgttaattttgaagctaaatcgATGAAAATTAACGCTTTTTACGTGAATTGCCCTTCGTTTTGTGACATTGGGACAGCCGGTGGAGGGGTTTCCAGGAGTATATCGCGAGCATGCACTAGGACGAGTGTACACGATTCATCCGAGTAATAATGAATGTTATTACTTGCGTCTTTTACTGCACACAGTCCGGGGAGCTACTTcttacacatatttaaaaactgTTAATGGTGTTGAGCATTCCACCTTTCACGAAGCTTGCAGCGCATTGCGTCTGCTAGATGACGATCGAAATTGGGACGACACTCTTGAAGAGGCCGTAGTCAGCGACACTCCCATCCGATTGCGACATTTGTTTGCAATCATGATAGTGTTCTGCGGACTTGCCCATCCAATGCAGCTATGGGAAAAATACCAACGGCATCTATCCGAAGATTTTCGTTTTGCGGCTAGGCGCGCTGATGGAGATAGTGTGGCAGAGTCTGACGAGCGTATTATTAATCGTTGCCTTTGTTCACTTCAAGATATTGTGATTTCAATAGGTGGCAATCCTTTGAGTACCATTCCAGAGCCGCAGGAAACCACTGAAGTTCGGCGTGTTGGTCGAGAGTATGCAGCGGAGACAAATTATGATCGTGCCGCGATGGCCGAAATCGTGAACAATAATATTGGCACCCTCACAAATGAACAAAAGTCTGTGTATGAACGAATTTTGAGAAGTGTCAGTCAACAGGATggtggaatattttttcttgacgCCCCTGGTGGTACAGGAAAAACGTTTTTAACTAGACTGCTACTTGCTGAAGTGCGAAGACAAGAAAAAATAGCACTAGCAGTCGCCTCTTCGGGTATTGCAGCCACTTTACTTCCAGGAGGTAAGACCGCCCATTCCATGTTTAAGATACCTTTGGACCTAGATATAAATGAAACACCAGTTTGTGCCATATCCCGAAATAGCGAAAAGGCAAAGATTCTTGCAGAGTGCAGCCTAATCGTTTGGGACGAGTGTACGATGGCGAACAAAAAGGCCGTGGAAGCCGTTAATCGCACTCTACAAGATATCCGGCGAAACGATCACGTTATGGGAGgggttacagttttattttgtggcgATTTTCGTCAGACTCTACCCGTGATTACCAGAGGAACTAGAGCTGATGAGGTCGGGGCATGTCTAAAACGCTCCGTGCTTTGGCCTCGGATAGAAAAATTGAGCTTGACGCAGAACATGAGGGCTCACTTAGGTGGAAACCCCAGTGCGCAGGAATTTTctggagttttattaaaaatcggcGAAGGCTCATTTCCCGAATCAAGTAATTCAGTAACTCTACCCGACAACCTATGTAAAATTGTTGCTTCGATGGAGGAACTCATTGATTTGGTTTATGGTGATGTTTCCCAATTAATAGGTCAAGACAATTCATGGCTTTGTGAGCGAGCAATACTTACGCCCAAAAATGACCAAGCCGCTGCCATCAACCAAATTATTCTAGAGCGAATTGAAGGAGACCAAGTTGTATACCGGTCTATAAATACAGTGGTAGATCAAATGGATGTTACAAATTACCCGGTTAAATTTTTAAACTCTCTCGCTGCACCTGGACTCCCcgcacataatattactttaaaagtaggcATTCCCATAATGTTGCTTCGTAATTTAACACCCCTAAGCTGTGCAATGGAACTCGGCTAAAAGTAATTGCACTTCGAAGTAATATCATAGAAGCCGAAATTCTCACGGGTTGTGGATCTGGTGAAGTAGTATTTATACCACGCATACCGCTAATCCCAAATCATTTCCCATTTCAATTTAAGCGCGTGCAGTTTCCCGTTACTCCATGTTTTGCGATGACCATTAACAAGTCACAAGGTCAGACACTTCGAGCCGCTGGTGTCGATCTTAGGACGAGCTGTTTTTCACACGGACAGCTTTATGTGGCTTTCTCGCGTGTCACTAGCTCCGATAATTTGTTTCTATTGGCTCCTACAGGTAGAACATCAAATGTGgtgtataaagaaattctttaggcttattgcgatgtatttcgacgttcggtatggtggaagtacaaagtgtcctgatcaacatatatgagaagtggttatttaactggcatgcaacaccttcactttaaaaacatacggaaatgactctattataatagttttttatcttctgttggcgcattaacatctcttggcgaaacggagttcgtggGCACCAGCTAGTTTAGTATATAGCAGTACCATTAATTACATCATACATTCTTACGCCAGTTTAGGATATTTTATTCCAGTCTCCACGCCACTAAGTACACTAGgtacattttgttatttcttataAACAGATGTGTACTACAGGCGAAGGATTCTGATTGTCATCGTTGAACATTCTACTAACTAGCCAATCAAACAATACATCTATGTGAACAACATCGTGAACATCATCTTTACAAGCGTCGGACGGCGGCCATGTGATGTGGACAGCCCTGCCGTTCACCCCCTGGAGTGGGACAAGGGCGGCGTGTCTCCCAATACGGCGCGCCAATGTCTCTCCTCTCGATTGCGTGTACACACAGTTATCAGTACACAGGTATGTTGTGTTTACATGTTGTATGAACGCGGCGACTGGTAAAATAACGGCTGCTTAAACTCAATGTCAAAGCACTTTACATGACAATTCAATTCACAACCTATGTTCCCACAGGCACTTCTGCTATATTATGCGATTCGGAGAAAACATCAGCATCGATGTTTGTTAGTCAGTTTGAGAAGTATGAGATGGATGCGGTGCACTCCCTGTAAGTATATAGACAACTTTCAGTTTCATCGCGACCATTAACAGTAAAGCTGAATGAGTGGAGCAGCCtgtgctgtgacgtcacacacCTTGACCTCATTCTCCAGATTCCTGCACGGTGTACCGCGGACAGGCCGCGGCTGATAACTTGGTGGTAATTGTTGAGTGATGGCTCATGGGGACACTGTATCGTTATTTTGCGAATTTAATTTAGAGCAAGGCTggagtttattaattaattcaataataaatgcattttcctgtctagtaaataaaacaatgaataccTATCATCAAGAAAATATTCGAAGCCCCGGAGGTGCAAGCACCTCATGTATTAAATGCACCTAATGCTAACACACCGGTGATACAAATCCCAATACCTAACTCCGTGCTCCTAAAAAGTGAGCACGTTCTTCAATCCACGAATGAGACGAGACCCCGAGCCTGAATGTCCATCAACAAGTAGGCATTCAACCTGAATAATATgtaggttttattaaaataggaataatgttattatttccgAATGACCTCAATGAATAGTCTACctaaaatatgtatgaaattcTTCGAAGGCGAATCATTGCGGTTTGTGTTCATTCCAGCTACAGTTACAATTAAAGCTCCGTATAAGGACAATAacacacaattatttataactcaATGTTATTCTGGAAACAACACTTAGGTATTAAACCGGAGAGATGTCATTTGCATGGCGCCTAGCTTGTGAGTAacttaaatttaatttgatgttGTATGTAAAACAACCTGTGTGTGTATCATCTGTATCGCTATGGATTACGGGAACGTTATGTATTAGTCCATGGCATTAAACCAACCAGTTACCAGCTGTTGGCAGTGAGACAATGGAACCTCAATCCAGCAGATATGTCCAATTGCCCACCAGATGGTCACTCATTATGCAAAGAAAATGATGACATCACATCTACAAAGGTCATCCATCAGCTTTAATTTGCACGCCGGTTGCCGTCTTAGGGAGTTGTACCTATTCTATTCTCAAAATCTAAGAAGGTATTAGGAAGGACATACAAATTAATTCCTTATTTTATGCATTTTATAGATCTATGTACTTAGCACACCATTCAATGTGTTGTGCTTtgacaatacattatttttgttattgactgcctcgttggccgagtggtggCAAGAGCGACTGTCGGTTCgactaaaatttctcagtagtagcgcggagtctggaaatgtgccctggatatgacaataggctcacagctacttataacataaattgtgaaaagtgggtgcacattttACAGTGGTACCTATTACGTGCCATTTtgtgcaccgctgcctacccctttggggataaaaggcgtaacgatatattattattaggtaaggtaccctaaccaaataaggcctaccttatttttattaccgcctagctcgtaggtttaaaatgacaatgggctgataatttcaaaatcttatatttatttattaaactttgtaataatggaatcaaaatggctttagaaacaaaaattacaattttgtaaacacaaataactaaagtgtcactttggccttattgggaaccctatgtcttaataaggcctcaataaaaactagtaagtattcaacttcttaattataacaaaactttgtcaatgcttataataaatgtaatgagatcttattaattaattttggtcattatacatcaggctaaacgagtttctcatcatgtaatacccaagtaacatctttgaagtcatcggcaccccagcatcagttaaacgaatgagaataacttcttgttctgtagccaatttagcgaccgacttagctttcgtgtagtggaaaccactctttagatgatgcgtacttctttggaagttatatctggcttcagcagcctaccgggtaaaacagggtgcataaaattcgaagggtgaatagatactatgaagaatttcccgatatccattcaccccttttctgtatctattcaccccgtttacccctttctaccattttaacagcgttttccatcttttgcaaaatccattggctttctttttgacagaagctggtgatccgttttctatgaaattactgaaaaacaactatgccgtaataaggcctacacgtttttttgtaggctttattagggcatggcacataggtaaacaaaacaacgattatatgaaatacacagatattatagctatttcactaatgtgaggagatggctaaatgtataattgtcatacagacaaaacacggcacgtcgtatactgataaatataaaaatactaacagtttacgctactcgaattttataaaaactaaagtgcgctccacgtcgtgattgttttcgtctgtaggttccaacataatcgcggcacgggttgcttgctgtgctcaaattagttaagtaatgtgcatgcacacttctacaaactttggcgaccatttgacatcgggaagagggaaattttcaaaataggctttattgtggcataggccttatttggttaggttactatatatgtattatttttgatattgtttacaaaaacttTTTGAAGAAAGTTTTACCAAAGACGCATCGCTGTTGTTTTTAAACTAGTAATTAAGGAGTGCGGCAAATGTTTGAcagtttgtaatattaataacttcACTT containing:
- the LOC118269342 gene encoding uncharacterized protein LOC118269342, with protein sequence MVGEVIRRVALEDILSEKQVHHIVKRATGADTWALAASDVRPAADGMAGFLGDHKRVRLDVTVDGELKQIHLFIKRIPLNNQPKADLITNNNYFNREQFMFKVLEEIRDDNDPNPWCPKAYIYTESVVVMPDLSVEGYASPYYLDTLDYEHLMLGMAALARFHAAFTNYETKKSIANNRPYNTNDEHGSLLTEPAFCDGPFMKSCAKLTTNFLKAYSCKPYRNQPDLEERIAKQNLVACDTMREWKGTLNVLIHKDLWVNNIMFKYQDNALVNAMIVDFQLIRYTPPAFDVMTFLYLTTSRSFREQYEREVCERYFAVFCEHLDDDSKRRVEGLGYDKESFLQWCEQSRMFGLLESAAIYPFVLMHPKVAQQTFDDPDTYDRVVNEDRSEPVLAYAQQCARYRDRILDVSEEFVERYVLHEL